Genomic segment of Ignavibacteriales bacterium:
ATTTTTTTAGAATGTCAATTACGTCGAAAGGTTCTCCTGCATCTGTACAAGATGTAATTCCTTTCTTCAAACAATCATCTGACGCAAGGCTTATTTGCTTTTCATAATTATCTAAAATCTGTTCGGGCGTACGTTTAGAAAGATATTCATCGTAATATTTTCTGATTAGGTTCTCCGCATTCTCTTCAAAGACGCCTATTGGATTACCAAGTGAATCGCGTTCGATTGTTCCGCCATTTGGATCGGGTGTGTTTCTATTTACGTTACAGATCTGCATTGACTTTTCGTTTGCAAATACCGCGTGTCCGCTTGCGTGTGTAAGCATAACCGGATTGCGCGGAGTAGCTTTACTTAATTCATTATGGACCGGGTAGCCGTTTACATTCGGCATTGGTTTCGGATTAAATTTTTCCTGATGCCAGCCGCGTCCAATAATCCACTCGCCTGGTTTAGCTGTCTCGCTGGCTTTAGCAACTATTTCTATAACCTCGTCCCAATTTTTTGCTTCTCGTAAATCTAATATCTGTTTTGAATTGCCGATACCGAGAAAGTGTGCGTGACTATCGTTAAATCCCGGCATTACAAATTTTCCTTTGAGATCAATTACATGGGTTGAATCCCCGACATATTTTTCAATTTCACTTGTTGAACCAACGGCAAAGATTTTTCCGTCTTTAACGGCAATTGCTTCTACTGTAGGATTATCATCTTCAACTGTTGCGATAATTCCATTTATCAAAACTAGGTCTGCCGGATTTTTTACCACTGTTTTCTTTCCTCCGCAACTTTGTATTAATAATAAAATTATTAACAATGCAAAGTTCTTAAATAAATATTTTGAGTTCATTCTTGACCCGTTTTACCGTTTCATTTTTGAAATTTTATGTTTGAGATTACTTTCGATTCACCAAAACTACACCGGCAATAATAATCAATCCGCTTAATAAAGTTAGCGCTGTAATCTGTTCATTTAACAGAATCCACGCTCCAAAAAAAGTTACGAACGGTTCGATATAAAGAAACGCACCAACTCTCGAAGCGCTCATTTCATTTAATGTCTGCGCCCACAAAGTATATGCTATTCCCGAACAGAAAATACCAAGGAACAATATCGAACCCCATTCGCTTAAAGATAGGCGGAGAACATCCGAAATATTTTTCTGATTAATTGTGAACGGTGCAATGATTACCGCAACAATTAAAAATAAATAAAATGTTGTTAACACGGGCGATAGAGTAAAGGTAACTTTTTTGTTTACTATCGAATAGATAGACCACGTTACCGAACTTGCAATTATTAATACGTCGCCTTTGTTTTTAATAAAATCAATTGAAGTTAAATCTCCTTTGCTTATAAGCACGATTAATCCTAAGAATGCTATAAGAATTCCGAGCGTTTGCATTGCAGAAATTTTTTCCTTGAAAAAAATAATTCCAAGTATAACCATAAAGACGGGCGTTGTGCCTATTATCCATCCGGTGTGTGATGCAGTTGTCCATTGAAGTCCCGTAACTTGAATCCACAAATGAAAGCATGCTATTCCCGCAAGAACAAAGATCCACTTTTGCTTGCGGAGATTTATAGAAAATTTTCTTTTCTGTTTAAGAAGTACCGCAGCTAAAAATAATATTCCCAATAGCTGACGAAGGAAAACAATTACCTCGGGTTTAACTTCTTTGAGTACATTCTTTGTGGCAATAAAAGATAAACCCCAAACTGTAACTGCAAAGAGTGGTTTCCAGTATTTGGTAATTGGTGATCGGTGATTTGTTGTCAGTGACCGGTTATCGGTTGTCGGCGTAACCTTGATCATGTTCTCGATCTTTCGAATGAAGCTATCTTTATCGTAGGAACAAAATTTTCATCATGCTTTTCGTTTTCATAAACCACCTTTTCGAGAAACAATCCCGATGGCGGCGCAGTAAATTGTGCCGGAGTGGGCGAATTGTGTTCAAGAAAATATTTTAAATCTTTTTCCGTGAGCTTGCCTCTGCCTATTTCAACAAGTACGCCGATCATTCTGCGGACTTGCTTCCACAGAAAATGAGAACCGATTATGCGGATCAGAATCATATCGCCGTCTTCTTTCATTTGAATTTTTTCTATCAAAACCTTTGTAGATTTTTCTTCATCGTCTTTGTCTGAGAAAGATCTGTAATCGTGCATCCCGACAAAAAGTTTTGAGGCATTGTTCATCTTTTCAAAATTCAGATCATCTTTAATCCACCAGACAAATGGTTTACCGAATGCGGTTCTTCTTCTTGAGATTTGATAAATATAGCTTCTGCTTTTTGCGTCATGCCGTGCGTGAAATTTTGGATTTATTTTTTCTACTTCTATAATATTAATATCGGAAGGAAGTTCATCGTTAAATTTCATTCGTATTATTTCGGGTGCAAGCATTGTCTTCGCTTCAAGATGAGCGACTTGGCAAAGTGCATGAACACCGGCATCTGTTCTACCCGAGCCGTAAATTTCTAAACGTTCTCCCTTGAAAATATTTTCCGCAATTTCATACAATTTACCCTGAACGGTTTTGCTCTGCTTTTGCATTTGCCAGCCGCTGTATCGCGTGCCTTCGTATTCTATATATAATTTGAATCGGGACATGATTTTGTATTCCGCTTATTTTAAGGCTGAACCTTTTTTAGATTTATATTAAACTCCGATTGGCGCAAGAAATTTGAGTTCGTTTTTCAGCATCGTTGCTTTCAGTGGAATTTTTCCGATCATTTCGCCGTCGGCCTCGATCAAGCATTCATCACCGATCGGTTCGATTATACAACTTTCTACTTCTTTGTAATACAACTCGGGATGATTTACAAATACTCCTTTGCGGATATTCGAAAGATTTTTTAAGTAGTCTATCAAACTCACATTCCCAGCAAGTGTAATTGAATATTTTCCGTCGTTAACTTTTGCGTGCGGGGCAATGCATAACCCGCTCCCGAAATATTTTCCGTTTGCCAAACACAATATCAATAAGCTGCCGCTCCAATTAAATTCTTCAGAAATTATTTTTAATTTCTTCCGTTTGTATTTCAAAAAGCCAAGCACTGTGGCTTTGAAAAAATCAAAGTTGGGCCCGTAAATCTTTTTGCCTTCATTAACGCGTTTAGCAACTTCAGCACCAAGCCCGATATCAGTTATGTTGTTAAAATATCTAACAGCGTTTTCGCCGTTCATTTTTTTGTATTCAAGCTTTCCAATATCTATCGGAATCGTTGAATTGTTTTTCAGCAGCGCGTAAAGGTCGGAAAGTTTCTTGGTTAGCTTCATTGTTCTGGCAAAATCATTACCACTTCCAAAAGGATACAATCCAATAATTAAGTTTTCTCTTTTCGATCTCTCCGCTTGCATTACACCGTTAACAACCTCGCTCATCGTTCCATCGCCGCCAGCCGCAATTAAATAATCTGTTCCGCCCGACACTGCATTCCTCGATAATTCTATTGCGTGTCCATTCCCATTTGTAACCGAAACCCAAACTAAAAATTCTTCACCGAACGCATCTTCAATTTCTTTAATGGTGCGTTCAGTATGCTTAAAACGCCCGTTGATTACAAAGTGAATTTTCTTCATATCTCTTTTTTTGTTTTTACTTTAAAAAAAATATAGAAAAAATTATTCGGCTGGTTTAATATATTAATCTGTTTGGATTTAAACCCAAAATCTTTTGAGCAGGCTAAACAAGAAATTTATCAAAAAAATTATTTGACTCTATCCTTTACTAAAATATTTTTTCATTGGAGTAAAATAAAAATCTTTCCAACCTTTTTTATAACTCGCGCTTTGCCCTTGGGGTATTTCGGAATGAATAATCGTTACTTTTGTCCCACCGTTAGTCTTTTCCAATTTAACAAGCAGATAAGAATCTAAATGATCTTTAGGAAATTCTGTTGAGCGCCATGATTGCAGAATTCTTTTGTTCGGAATCAATTCAAGATTCTTACCGGAAATATATCCGTCCCATGCTGTAAACTTTCCGCCAACTTTTGTTGATGCGGTTGCTTTACCACCGGTCATTGCACTATGTTCTTTGCTGTTCAACCATGCATCATAAATCCGCTTTTGTGTAACTGGAAATGTTGCAGAGAGTTTTATTTGATCTGACATTTCTCTTCCCTTCATTTTTATGTATTAAATATACTTTGACGTGTATAATAAGGCAATAATCTATTTAGGATTCTTGCAATATGAATCTTTATTTTTGAGTAAGCTAATTAAACAGAAATATGAACTCACTTAAAAATTTCTTTTATCCGAAATCCATCTGCGTGGTCGGCGCATCAACAAAAGAAAAAAACATTGGATATGAATTATTAAACACAATAAAAAGCTATGGCTTTAGGGGCAGCGTGTTTCCTGTAAATCCAAAAGCCGAAGAGATCCTTGGTTATAAATGTTATAAAAGAATCGAGGAGATTTCCGAAAAGATTGATTTAGCAATTGTTGTTGTACCTAAACAATTTGTAGAAACTTCGATTGATGAACTGCTTGCTAAAAATGTTAAAGCGATTGTCTTGATCACAGCGGGATTTAGGGAGATTGGCAAGGAAGGCGAAGAATTAGAAAATAGAATCGTTGAGAAAATAAAAAACTTCGGCGCACAGATGGTGGGCCCTAACTGCATGGGAATTATCAACACGTTGGAAAACATAAAACTCAATGCAACGTTTGTTGCTGAAAAACCCGAGACGGGCAATACAGGATTTTTGTCGCAGAGCGGCGCTCTCGGTGCGGCGGTGTTAAATTCCCTCCGCGAGACAGATATAAAGTTTGCTCATTTTATAAGCGTTGGTAATAAAGCCGATGTAAACGAAAATGATCTTTTGGATTTTTGGCAAAACGACAGCAACATCAAAACGCTGACATTTTATCTTGAAAGTTTTATCAATGGCGAAAATTTTATTAAGCCTTTTATAACCGGAATCATAACGAAACCCGCAATCGTTCTAAAAGCCGGAAAAACTGCAAGCGGAATGAAGGCTGCTTCTTCTCATACAGGCGCTCTAAGCAGCAAAGACAAAGTTGTAGATGCATTGATGAAACAGTTTGGGATAATTCGCGTTTCCGATCTCAACGAATTATTTAATACGGCAAAAGGATTTGAAAATTTTCCAATGCCGAAAGGAAACAGAGTTGCCGTTGTTACTAATGCCGGTGGTCCGGGAATTTTAGCGGTTGATACTCTTGAGCGAGAGAATCTTGTTTTAACAACTTTCAGCAACGAAACAAAAAAATTGCTTCGCGGCATAGTCCATCCCGAAGGAAGCGTTGAAAATCCTGTTGATCTTTTGCCTGGCGCAGATGCTTCAGTATTTAAAAGAGCGATCGGAATAATTATTGAAGATGGAAATGTTGATGCTGTTATTTCAATTTTTGTAGAACCGGTTATGGTTGCTCCTTTTGAGATTGTAGAAAATATTAATTCTATTCAATCTAAGAAACCAATACTTCAGGTTGTTATGCCTCTGCCGGAATTTTGGAACAAGTACCGCAAAGAATCCTCCAGCAAATGTCCTTTATTCAAAAATCCGGAAGATCCGCCGAAAGTTCTATCGAACATGTTGTTCTATTCTTCTTCACAAAAAAAAATATTGGAAAACAAGAAGAAATATGAATCTCTTTTACGTTTGAAGCCGAAGAAGAACTCCTGCGCAAGCGGATTCTTGCCTCAAAATGAAATAACAAAATTATGTGAGAAATATTCTTTACCGTTAATAAAAAGCAGGCTGATTAAACCGTTAGAACTAAATAGCATCGGCAATAATTTTTTCCCACTTGTATTGAAAGGCATCAATTCAAAAGTAATTCACAAAACGGAGTTGAGTGCGGTAAAATTGAACATAAAAAACAGAATAGAGCTTCGTAAAGCGGCAAAAGAAATTAAAGAAAGTTTCTCCAAGTCCGGTTATGATATTGAAAATTTTCTTGTTCAAGGGTTTGTAAAAACTAAACATGAAATTCTAATCGGCGGTTTTCGAGATGCGTCGTTCGGTCCGGTAATAATGTTCGGGGCGGGCGGTAAGTATGTAGAAATAATTAGCGATACCGCTATTAGATCCGCTTATTTATGTGATAGAGACATAAACCATATGATCAACGAAACTGTGATTGGGAAAATATTAAGGGGAATCCGCGGAGAGGAACCGTGTGATATGATCGAGCTGAAACGAATTATTTTATCTTGCGCTAGAATGATGATTGAAAACAAGACTATCGTTGAGTTTGATTTGAATCCGTTGATAGTTGGAGAAGACAATAAATATTATGGAGTTGATGTCCGCGTTTGCGTTGAGTGATGCTATTAAATAGATTGTAAATAGTTTATTGATTGGTTACCTTTCTCACGAGAAAAATTTAGGGGTGCTTTATGAAAAAGTTTTACTTCTCCGTCATTCTTCTTTTCGTTTTAATATCCAACTCGCAAGCTCAGTGGCAAAAACTATCAGTTCCTTTCTCATATAATCAAGGTATTGCGGTGGATGCTCTTGGAAATAATTTCGCTGTTATCTTGCCCCAATCTAATAGAATTCTTATAACAACAGATACCGGAGTAACGTGGGCTCAGAAAATTTTACCTGCAGATAGAGCCATAGATATTTCTATAGTTAATACTAATGTTTTTTATGTTGCCTTTGACAATGGTTCATTTTATAAAACTATTGACGGGGGAAATACGTGGACGGTTATTTTCTCAAATCCCAGTTTATGCTCATTTGGTAATTATATCGAAATGTTTAGCGATACGAAAGGAATTGCTATGGGGGATGGACCAGGTCCTTCGTTCACACAACCAGTATTTCTTAAAACTACTAACGGGAATGATTGGCAACAAACATGTACTCAGGCTGTTGGCAGCTCGGGCGACATGTGGCGCAGAATGGATTTTGTTGACGAGAACGTTGGTTACTTTTTTCAATCCGGCATCAATCCTCAGAATATTTTGAAAACCACCAACGGCGGTTCTACGTGGACCACTCTAAATAATTATTCAGGTTATGTCCAGGTACTAAAATTTTATGATGCGAATTATGGTTTAGTATATGATGGCGATAATTTTTATAAAACTACCGATGGGGGATCTTCTTGGCAATTAAGTTCTACGATTAGTCCTGCCGGATGGGGTGTTGATATAGAATTTTTACCGGGCGACAAAAACAAAATTTGGTTCACTAATATAACTAACATTTATTACAGTGGCGACGGTGGTGCAACGTGGTTATTGCAAACCCCGCCTGCTGGAGTTGGAGGCAGGTTTAAAGATATAGTTTTCACCAGCGATAATGTGGGATGGATCTTCGGCGATAACGGAAATTTATTTTATACCAATAACAATGGGGGTTTATTAACCTCCATAGAGAGCAACAATGTTTTACCAAATAAATTTGAATTATTCCAAAACTATCCCAATCCATTTAATCCCACCACAGTTATAGGCTGGCAAATTACGGTTAGCGGCCACGTAACGTTGAAAGTTTATGATTTATTGGGAAGAGAGGTAACAACACTTGTAAATGAATTTCAACAACCCGGAAGTCATAATTCAACATTTAACATTAATAATTACTCTCTGTCAAGCG
This window contains:
- a CDS encoding DMT family transporter — encoded protein: MIKVTPTTDNRSLTTNHRSPITKYWKPLFAVTVWGLSFIATKNVLKEVKPEVIVFLRQLLGILFLAAVLLKQKRKFSINLRKQKWIFVLAGIACFHLWIQVTGLQWTTASHTGWIIGTTPVFMVILGIIFFKEKISAMQTLGILIAFLGLIVLISKGDLTSIDFIKNKGDVLIIASSVTWSIYSIVNKKVTFTLSPVLTTFYLFLIVAVIIAPFTINQKNISDVLRLSLSEWGSILFLGIFCSGIAYTLWAQTLNEMSASRVGAFLYIEPFVTFFGAWILLNEQITALTLLSGLIIIAGVVLVNRK
- the truA gene encoding tRNA pseudouridine(38-40) synthase TruA, whose translation is MSRFKLYIEYEGTRYSGWQMQKQSKTVQGKLYEIAENIFKGERLEIYGSGRTDAGVHALCQVAHLEAKTMLAPEIIRMKFNDELPSDINIIEVEKINPKFHARHDAKSRSYIYQISRRRTAFGKPFVWWIKDDLNFEKMNNASKLFVGMHDYRSFSDKDDEEKSTKVLIEKIQMKEDGDMILIRIIGSHFLWKQVRRMIGVLVEIGRGKLTEKDLKYFLEHNSPTPAQFTAPPSGLFLEKVVYENEKHDENFVPTIKIASFERSRT
- a CDS encoding diacylglycerol kinase family lipid kinase; this translates as MKKIHFVINGRFKHTERTIKEIEDAFGEEFLVWVSVTNGNGHAIELSRNAVSGGTDYLIAAGGDGTMSEVVNGVMQAERSKRENLIIGLYPFGSGNDFARTMKLTKKLSDLYALLKNNSTIPIDIGKLEYKKMNGENAVRYFNNITDIGLGAEVAKRVNEGKKIYGPNFDFFKATVLGFLKYKRKKLKIISEEFNWSGSLLILCLANGKYFGSGLCIAPHAKVNDGKYSITLAGNVSLIDYLKNLSNIRKGVFVNHPELYYKEVESCIIEPIGDECLIEADGEMIGKIPLKATMLKNELKFLAPIGV
- a CDS encoding SRPBCC domain-containing protein, which codes for MSDQIKLSATFPVTQKRIYDAWLNSKEHSAMTGGKATASTKVGGKFTAWDGYISGKNLELIPNKRILQSWRSTEFPKDHLDSYLLVKLEKTNGGTKVTIIHSEIPQGQSASYKKGWKDFYFTPMKKYFSKG
- a CDS encoding acetate--CoA ligase family protein, with the translated sequence MNSLKNFFYPKSICVVGASTKEKNIGYELLNTIKSYGFRGSVFPVNPKAEEILGYKCYKRIEEISEKIDLAIVVVPKQFVETSIDELLAKNVKAIVLITAGFREIGKEGEELENRIVEKIKNFGAQMVGPNCMGIINTLENIKLNATFVAEKPETGNTGFLSQSGALGAAVLNSLRETDIKFAHFISVGNKADVNENDLLDFWQNDSNIKTLTFYLESFINGENFIKPFITGIITKPAIVLKAGKTASGMKAASSHTGALSSKDKVVDALMKQFGIIRVSDLNELFNTAKGFENFPMPKGNRVAVVTNAGGPGILAVDTLERENLVLTTFSNETKKLLRGIVHPEGSVENPVDLLPGADASVFKRAIGIIIEDGNVDAVISIFVEPVMVAPFEIVENINSIQSKKPILQVVMPLPEFWNKYRKESSSKCPLFKNPEDPPKVLSNMLFYSSSQKKILENKKKYESLLRLKPKKNSCASGFLPQNEITKLCEKYSLPLIKSRLIKPLELNSIGNNFFPLVLKGINSKVIHKTELSAVKLNIKNRIELRKAAKEIKESFSKSGYDIENFLVQGFVKTKHEILIGGFRDASFGPVIMFGAGGKYVEIISDTAIRSAYLCDRDINHMINETVIGKILRGIRGEEPCDMIELKRIILSCARMMIENKTIVEFDLNPLIVGEDNKYYGVDVRVCVE
- a CDS encoding YCF48-related protein: MKKFYFSVILLFVLISNSQAQWQKLSVPFSYNQGIAVDALGNNFAVILPQSNRILITTDTGVTWAQKILPADRAIDISIVNTNVFYVAFDNGSFYKTIDGGNTWTVIFSNPSLCSFGNYIEMFSDTKGIAMGDGPGPSFTQPVFLKTTNGNDWQQTCTQAVGSSGDMWRRMDFVDENVGYFFQSGINPQNILKTTNGGSTWTTLNNYSGYVQVLKFYDANYGLVYDGDNFYKTTDGGSSWQLSSTISPAGWGVDIEFLPGDKNKIWFTNITNIYYSGDGGATWLLQTPPAGVGGRFKDIVFTSDNVGWIFGDNGNLFYTNNNGGLLTSIESNNVLPNKFELFQNYPNPFNPTTVIGWQITVSGHVTLKVYDLLGREVTTLVNEFQQPGSHNSTFNINNYSLSSGTYFYRLTTGDFSSTQKMVLLK